The Hyphomonas sediminis genome contains a region encoding:
- a CDS encoding cbb3-type cytochrome c oxidase subunit 3 translates to MYETLASFAQTWGLGFFVTMFLVAVAYALWPSNGAKFRAAAHQPLVDKDPSDD, encoded by the coding sequence ATGTATGAAACACTTGCAAGCTTTGCGCAGACCTGGGGCCTCGGCTTTTTCGTGACGATGTTCCTCGTCGCCGTTGCCTATGCCTTATGGCCCAGCAATGGCGCGAAGTTCCGCGCCGCGGCCCACCAACCTCTTGTCGATAAGGACCCGTCAGATGACTGA
- a CDS encoding FixH family protein, with translation MAASMTLDRPPKGQMKGWHALLWFLGFFGFMFVVNGIFLWAAISSFPGEDVEKSYLAGVDYNHELARRAAQQDAGWTGEIGITQGAAGKEVHARLLKADGSALPVFATTALLRHPTDRALDRVVDLSPAGGGEYRAEMGDLTPGLWTVVVTADVDPQTEGTEFEARREIMVP, from the coding sequence ATGGCTGCTTCCATGACCCTTGACCGCCCCCCCAAAGGACAGATGAAAGGCTGGCATGCCCTGCTCTGGTTCCTCGGCTTCTTCGGCTTCATGTTTGTCGTGAACGGCATCTTCCTGTGGGCGGCGATTTCGAGCTTCCCCGGCGAAGACGTTGAGAAGTCCTATCTGGCGGGTGTGGACTACAATCACGAGCTGGCACGCCGCGCGGCGCAGCAAGACGCCGGATGGACCGGCGAGATCGGCATCACGCAAGGCGCAGCCGGCAAGGAAGTGCACGCCCGGCTGTTGAAGGCCGATGGCTCGGCGCTGCCAGTGTTTGCAACGACCGCCTTGCTGCGCCACCCGACAGACCGCGCACTGGACCGGGTGGTGGACCTGTCTCCCGCAGGCGGCGGCGAATACCGCGCTGAGATGGGCGACCTGACGCCGGGCCTCTGGACCGTGGTAGTCACGGCCGATGTGGATCCGCAAACTGAGGGCACTGAATTTGAGGCCCGCCGGGAGATCATGGTGCCATGA
- the ccoG gene encoding cytochrome c oxidase accessory protein CcoG, which yields MTKVTLIKAGGTDAPAKKPEHPPSLYEKRHQIYPKLAHGKFRSFKWLVMAVTLGIYYLIPWIRWPRGEGIPDQAVLADFAGEKFYFFFFEIWPQEIYYLGGLLILGALALFLVTSLFGRVWCGYTCPQTVWTDLYIWVERAFEGDRAARMRLDKSPMSFNKAWRKIGKHIVWLLIAFLTGGAFILYWHDAPTIARTFFTGEAPLTAYFFAGILTFTTYALAGTMREQVCTYLCPWPRIQGALTDEHALNVTYRYDRGEPRGPHRKDQSWEGRGDCIDCKQCVQVCPVGIDIRDGAQLECIHCALCIDACDDMMKKVGRPTGLIAYDTDVAVQARACGQKPRYKLLRTRTVLYAILIAAISLLMMWGYSAKSTYEFNVLKDRSPPFIRLSDGRIRNGYTLKLVNKSTDIRTVAVSVEGLPEAEFEIIGLGSAPDGGSMELTADAHGVDRYRLLVTAPSEGLPARTTLTVQIKDAETGEIAEADAPFTSGDR from the coding sequence GTGACAAAGGTCACGCTCATCAAAGCGGGTGGTACGGATGCTCCGGCGAAGAAGCCGGAGCATCCCCCCTCCCTCTATGAGAAACGCCACCAGATCTATCCCAAGCTGGCACACGGAAAATTCCGTTCGTTCAAATGGCTGGTGATGGCGGTTACACTCGGCATCTATTACCTGATCCCCTGGATTCGGTGGCCGCGCGGCGAAGGCATTCCCGACCAGGCCGTTCTGGCCGATTTTGCCGGTGAAAAATTCTATTTCTTCTTCTTCGAAATCTGGCCGCAGGAAATCTACTATCTTGGTGGATTGCTGATCCTGGGAGCGCTGGCGCTGTTCCTTGTTACCTCGCTCTTTGGCCGGGTATGGTGCGGTTATACCTGTCCGCAAACGGTCTGGACCGACCTTTACATCTGGGTGGAGCGCGCCTTTGAGGGCGACCGGGCCGCCCGCATGCGGCTCGACAAGAGCCCGATGAGTTTCAACAAGGCCTGGCGCAAGATTGGCAAGCACATCGTCTGGCTGCTGATTGCCTTCCTGACAGGCGGCGCCTTCATTCTCTACTGGCACGACGCCCCGACGATTGCGCGCACCTTCTTTACGGGCGAAGCGCCGCTGACGGCCTATTTCTTTGCCGGCATCCTGACCTTCACGACATACGCCCTCGCCGGAACGATGCGCGAGCAGGTGTGCACCTATCTCTGCCCCTGGCCGCGGATTCAGGGCGCGTTGACGGACGAGCATGCACTCAACGTCACCTACCGCTATGACCGGGGCGAGCCGCGTGGCCCGCACCGCAAGGACCAGAGCTGGGAAGGCCGCGGCGACTGCATCGACTGCAAGCAATGCGTTCAGGTCTGCCCGGTGGGGATCGACATCCGCGACGGCGCGCAGCTGGAATGTATCCACTGCGCCCTCTGCATCGATGCCTGCGACGACATGATGAAGAAGGTTGGCCGACCGACCGGACTGATTGCCTATGACACGGATGTTGCCGTTCAGGCGCGGGCATGCGGGCAGAAACCGCGTTACAAGCTGCTGCGTACGCGCACAGTGCTTTACGCGATCCTGATTGCAGCGATCAGCCTCCTGATGATGTGGGGCTACAGTGCAAAATCCACGTATGAATTCAACGTGTTGAAAGACCGCTCGCCGCCCTTTATCCGCCTGTCAGATGGCCGTATCCGCAATGGTTACACACTGAAACTGGTCAACAAATCTACAGACATTCGTACGGTTGCCGTGTCCGTGGAGGGGCTGCCGGAAGCCGAGTTCGAGATCATCGGCCTTGGCAGCGCGCCGGATGGCGGATCGATGGAGCTGACCGCAGACGCGCACGGTGTTGACCGCTACCGCCTGCTGGTGACCGCGCCGTCTGAAGGCCTCCCCGCCCGCACAACGCTGACCGTACAGATCAAGGATGCAGAGACCGGTGAAATCGCCGAAGCCGACGCGCCCTTCACTTCAGGAGACAGATAA
- the ccoP gene encoding cytochrome-c oxidase, cbb3-type subunit III, whose amino-acid sequence MTDHKRDIDEVSGVETTGHSWDGIKELNNPLPRWWLYVFYGSIVWAIGYMIVMPAIPALPGMGMTNTRGIAGHSDRAEVAKEVEKLHTERAAAASQLVGASLEQIENDLSLQQFALAMGESAFGDNCATCHGAGGRGAKGYPMLADDIWLWDGTLEGIETTLRHGIRHTEDPDTRRNTMPAFGRDGMLTPREIDDLVEYVLDLSGREADQAAVSRAAPIYATQCVTCHGADGKGNRQLGAPNLTDHEWLFGGEPRDIQQTIYSARNAHMPAWQGRLDDPTIKALAVYVHSLGGGEK is encoded by the coding sequence ATGACTGACCACAAACGGGATATTGATGAAGTCTCCGGCGTTGAGACAACGGGGCACAGCTGGGACGGCATCAAGGAGCTGAACAATCCCCTGCCGCGCTGGTGGCTCTATGTATTCTATGGCTCTATCGTATGGGCCATCGGCTACATGATCGTGATGCCCGCGATTCCCGCCCTGCCGGGCATGGGCATGACCAACACGCGGGGCATTGCCGGACATTCCGACCGCGCGGAAGTGGCCAAGGAAGTGGAAAAACTCCACACCGAGCGCGCCGCTGCCGCCAGCCAGCTTGTCGGCGCATCGCTGGAGCAGATCGAGAATGACCTCTCGCTGCAACAGTTCGCCCTCGCCATGGGTGAGAGCGCTTTTGGCGACAACTGTGCGACCTGCCATGGCGCAGGCGGCCGAGGCGCCAAGGGCTATCCGATGCTCGCAGACGATATCTGGCTGTGGGACGGAACGCTGGAAGGCATCGAAACGACGCTTCGCCACGGCATTCGCCACACGGAAGATCCAGATACGCGCCGCAACACCATGCCTGCCTTTGGCCGGGATGGCATGTTGACGCCAAGGGAAATCGACGACCTGGTGGAATATGTGCTCGACCTATCGGGCCGCGAGGCTGACCAGGCCGCAGTCTCCCGCGCTGCACCGATCTATGCGACCCAGTGCGTGACCTGCCATGGCGCGGACGGCAAGGGCAATCGCCAGCTTGGCGCCCCCAACCTGACCGACCATGAATGGCTGTTCGGCGGCGAGCCGCGCGACATCCAGCAGACCATCTACAGTGCACGGAACGCACACATGCCTGCCTGGCAGGGCCGCCTCGATGATCCGACCATCAAGGCCCTGGCGGTTTATGTTCACTCGCTCGGCGGGGGTGAGAAGTGA
- the ccoN gene encoding cytochrome-c oxidase, cbb3-type subunit I, with translation MSTRADTSRGAGPGFSIGAVSALTGLVALGVLIIAGNAADPMMGAHAWIFFFLTVAGLMITGLWAGSLNGRNPFNPDFYEDTIVKFGVAAAMFWGIAGFLVGLIIALQLAFPNIFYFPDLGWTNFGRLRPLHTSAVIFAFGGNVLIATSFYVVQRTCRTRLAGGMWPWFVFWGYNLFIVIAGTGYLLGVTQSKEYAEPEWYADLWLTIVWVVYLLVFLGTLWKRKEPHIYVANWFYLSFIVTIAMLHIVNNLAIPVSLSSSKSYQLFSGVQDALTQWWYGHNAVGFFLTTGFLAIMYYFIPKQVNRPVFSYRLSIVHFWSLIFIYIWAGPHHLHYTALPQWAQTLGMTFSIMLWMPSWGGMINGVMTLSGAWDKLRTDPIVRMMIVALAFYGMSTFEGPLMSVRAVNSLSHYTEWGIAHVHSGSMGWVGFISFGALYCVTPWLWKRKALYSKALVEWHFWLATLGILFYIVAMYVAGITEGLMWRAYNEFGFLEYSFIETVKAKHVMYIIRAGGGALYLTGALLMAYNLVRTALGHGGARDVAASEAPASPKPALQPAE, from the coding sequence ATGAGTACGCGCGCTGACACATCCAGAGGGGCGGGGCCAGGCTTCAGCATTGGCGCCGTCAGTGCGTTGACGGGCCTTGTGGCCCTCGGCGTCCTGATCATTGCCGGCAACGCAGCCGACCCGATGATGGGTGCCCATGCATGGATTTTCTTTTTCCTCACTGTAGCCGGGCTGATGATCACCGGCCTGTGGGCGGGCAGCCTGAATGGCCGCAATCCGTTCAATCCGGACTTCTACGAAGACACGATCGTGAAGTTCGGTGTGGCGGCAGCCATGTTCTGGGGCATCGCGGGCTTCCTTGTGGGCCTCATCATCGCCCTGCAGCTGGCCTTCCCGAACATCTTTTACTTCCCCGATTTGGGATGGACCAACTTCGGCCGCCTGCGCCCGCTGCACACCTCCGCCGTGATCTTCGCCTTCGGCGGCAACGTGCTGATCGCGACGAGCTTCTACGTGGTGCAGCGCACCTGCCGCACACGGCTGGCCGGGGGCATGTGGCCCTGGTTCGTCTTCTGGGGCTACAACCTCTTCATCGTCATCGCCGGCACGGGATACCTGCTGGGCGTGACCCAATCGAAGGAATATGCCGAGCCTGAATGGTATGCCGACCTGTGGCTGACCATCGTCTGGGTCGTCTATCTCCTCGTCTTCCTCGGCACGCTGTGGAAGCGGAAAGAACCCCACATCTATGTGGCCAACTGGTTCTACCTCTCCTTCATCGTGACGATTGCGATGCTGCACATCGTCAACAACCTCGCTATCCCTGTCTCGCTGTCGAGCTCCAAGAGCTACCAGCTGTTCAGCGGTGTACAGGATGCGCTGACGCAATGGTGGTACGGCCACAACGCCGTGGGCTTCTTCCTCACGACCGGCTTCCTCGCCATCATGTATTACTTCATTCCGAAACAGGTGAACCGGCCGGTCTTTTCCTACCGCCTGTCGATCGTTCACTTCTGGTCGCTGATCTTCATCTACATCTGGGCCGGTCCGCACCACCTGCACTATACCGCCCTTCCGCAATGGGCGCAGACACTGGGCATGACCTTCTCGATCATGCTGTGGATGCCAAGTTGGGGCGGCATGATCAACGGCGTGATGACCCTGTCGGGCGCCTGGGACAAGCTGCGCACGGACCCCATCGTCCGCATGATGATCGTCGCCCTTGCCTTCTACGGCATGTCGACCTTCGAAGGCCCGCTGATGAGCGTTCGCGCCGTCAACTCGCTGTCGCACTACACCGAATGGGGCATCGCCCACGTTCACTCCGGCTCGATGGGCTGGGTCGGGTTCATCAGCTTCGGCGCGCTCTACTGCGTCACGCCCTGGCTGTGGAAACGCAAGGCCCTTTACTCGAAGGCCCTGGTTGAGTGGCACTTCTGGCTCGCGACGCTCGGCATCCTTTTCTACATCGTTGCGATGTATGTTGCCGGCATCACCGAGGGCCTGATGTGGCGCGCCTATAACGAGTTCGGCTTCCTCGAATACTCGTTCATCGAAACCGTCAAAGCCAAGCACGTCATGTACATCATCCGTGCGGGCGGCGGGGCGCTCTACCTGACTGGCGCGTTGCTGATGGCCTACAACCTGGTTCGCACGGCCCTTGGCCATGGCGGAGCCCGCGATGTGGCTGCCAGCGAAGCACCGGCCTCCCCCAAACCCGCCCTTCAGCCTGCTGAATAA
- a CDS encoding response regulator, whose amino-acid sequence MSAIAKPLPVHPARRIAVVDDSVAVRQSLRLLLGARGFSVQTFAGAEDLLAHVAPGDYDCFVIDLKLEGVDGFGVLDALRKKGVEAPAVMISGWEAHALEETARSAGFAALVRKPMMDTSLVRVLSEVL is encoded by the coding sequence GTGAGCGCGATAGCAAAACCCCTGCCAGTCCACCCTGCGAGACGTATCGCTGTTGTCGACGACAGCGTGGCCGTGCGCCAGTCGCTGCGCCTGCTTCTGGGCGCGCGCGGCTTCAGCGTACAGACATTTGCGGGGGCTGAGGACCTGCTCGCCCATGTTGCGCCCGGCGATTATGATTGCTTCGTGATCGACCTGAAGCTTGAAGGCGTTGACGGCTTCGGCGTGCTCGACGCCCTGCGAAAGAAAGGCGTTGAGGCGCCTGCGGTGATGATCTCCGGTTGGGAGGCGCATGCGCTGGAGGAGACCGCGCGGAGCGCTGGCTTTGCGGCGCTGGTCCGCAAGCCAATGATGGACACATCTCTGGTCCGGGTTCTCAGCGAAGTGCTCTAA
- the ccoO gene encoding cytochrome-c oxidase, cbb3-type subunit II — translation MAIMDKHEKLERHSLLLTIGILVVVAIGGLVEIAPLFYLENTIEKVQGMRPYTPLELKGRNVYIREGCYVCHSQMVRPLRDEVERYGHYSLAAESMYDHPFQWGSKRTGPDLARVGGKYSDEWHLDHLKDPKSVVPDSIMPPYAFLAEKKLKFDDIEDHLKALRMAGVPYTDDMIANAKADLVAQASPNADFDAEDALVARYTEASGRDGTVRISDFDLNPAEVTEMDALIAYLQMTGTLVDFSTYEANDLSNRR, via the coding sequence ATGGCTATCATGGACAAACACGAGAAACTTGAGCGCCACTCACTGCTTCTCACCATCGGTATCCTCGTGGTCGTCGCCATTGGCGGCCTCGTGGAGATCGCCCCGCTGTTCTATCTCGAAAACACCATCGAGAAGGTTCAGGGGATGCGGCCCTACACGCCGCTGGAGCTGAAGGGGCGCAACGTCTACATCCGCGAGGGCTGCTATGTCTGCCACTCGCAGATGGTGCGCCCCCTGCGCGACGAAGTGGAGCGCTACGGCCACTACTCGCTGGCTGCGGAGAGCATGTATGACCACCCCTTCCAGTGGGGCTCCAAGCGGACCGGGCCGGATCTTGCACGCGTTGGCGGCAAGTATTCGGACGAATGGCACCTGGACCACCTGAAGGACCCCAAATCGGTGGTTCCGGACTCCATCATGCCTCCCTACGCCTTCCTGGCGGAGAAGAAGCTGAAGTTTGACGACATCGAGGACCACCTGAAAGCCCTTCGCATGGCTGGCGTTCCCTATACGGACGACATGATCGCCAATGCAAAGGCCGATCTTGTGGCTCAGGCCTCGCCAAACGCAGACTTTGATGCGGAAGACGCCCTTGTCGCCCGCTACACCGAAGCCTCTGGCCGTGACGGCACAGTGCGCATCTCCGACTTCGACCTCAACCCGGCCGAAGTCACCGAGATGGATGCCCTCATCGCCTACCTGCAGATGACAGGCACGCTCGTCGACTTCTCGACCTACGAAGCCAACGACCTCAGCAACCGGCGCTAA
- a CDS encoding response regulator transcription factor has protein sequence MTDTRLIHLVDDDEAIRHSASFMLRHAGFRVKTYPDGVAFLEQAEEAEKGCILLDVQMPKMDGLEVQQELNQRGVAMPVIVLTGHGDVAVAVRAMKAGAVDFVEKPYAKQTLVDALTRAFERMETRRKEEVLADEARGLIERLTAREKEVLLGLVDGQTNKEIAISLDISPRTVEIHRANVMEKMGAGNLSAVLRVAFAAGFGIE, from the coding sequence ATGACCGATACTCGCCTAATCCATCTGGTCGATGACGATGAAGCTATTCGCCACTCCGCGAGCTTCATGCTGCGTCATGCCGGCTTTCGCGTGAAAACCTATCCCGACGGCGTTGCTTTTCTGGAGCAGGCTGAAGAGGCAGAAAAAGGTTGCATCCTCCTGGATGTTCAGATGCCGAAGATGGATGGCCTCGAAGTCCAGCAGGAACTCAACCAACGCGGCGTGGCCATGCCGGTGATCGTTCTCACCGGCCATGGCGATGTTGCCGTTGCTGTCCGTGCCATGAAGGCGGGCGCTGTGGATTTTGTCGAAAAGCCCTACGCCAAGCAGACCCTGGTGGATGCGCTCACCCGCGCTTTCGAGCGGATGGAGACCCGCCGCAAGGAAGAAGTGCTTGCCGATGAAGCGCGCGGCCTGATCGAGCGGCTCACGGCGCGCGAGAAGGAAGTCCTGCTTGGCCTGGTCGATGGCCAGACCAACAAGGAGATCGCCATCTCGCTGGATATTTCCCCGCGGACGGTCGAAATCCACCGTGCCAACGTCATGGAAAAGATGGGCGCCGGAAATCTCTCCGCCGTGCTGCGCGTTGCCTTCGCTGCCGGCTTCGGGATTGAATAA
- a CDS encoding helix-turn-helix domain-containing protein, protein MAERKEKTLIGPRVRRLRRTLGITQAQMAEDLGVSASYINLIEGNQRPISANLLLTLARVYDFDISDVGGAGDARLISELMEVLRDPALEAGPVGKNDVEDVVNANPDIARAFVQLYDKYRELALRTYSDNNPLTDREKVELLEESARSVESVRQMLQDHRNYFPELDEAAEAFAAEMSTLHEDLYAAMIQRLKGQHGLRVRVVPYDIMPNTLRYYDRHKRGIDLSELLPPSGRRFQLAFQLGMLEFSDLIDSYVLKAGFTDRDAIGLARVSLANYFAAAVLMPYHAFLREAEKTKYDVQLLSHRFGTSFEQTAHRLTTLQKPDARGIPFFFVRIDTAGNVSKRFSAGRFHFSKFGGACPLWNIHECFEAPGRIRTQIIQMPDDTTYFSIARTISRTDGIYDKPGPKLAIGLGCDIAYAKRLVYAADLNLDHVEPTPIGVNCYMCERQHCASRAHAPLSKKLIFDERARGISLYRFQAD, encoded by the coding sequence ATGGCCGAGCGCAAGGAAAAAACCCTTATCGGCCCGCGTGTTCGGCGGCTGAGACGGACACTTGGGATCACCCAGGCGCAGATGGCCGAAGACCTCGGAGTCTCCGCCAGTTACATTAACCTGATCGAGGGGAACCAACGCCCGATCAGCGCCAACCTCCTGCTGACGCTGGCGCGGGTTTACGACTTTGACATTTCCGATGTGGGCGGCGCGGGCGATGCGCGGCTGATTTCGGAGCTTATGGAAGTGCTGCGCGACCCGGCGCTGGAGGCCGGCCCCGTCGGCAAGAATGATGTGGAGGATGTGGTAAATGCCAATCCTGACATCGCGCGCGCCTTTGTGCAGCTTTACGACAAATACCGCGAACTGGCCCTGCGGACCTATTCGGACAATAATCCGCTGACGGACCGGGAGAAGGTGGAGCTTCTGGAAGAATCCGCCCGCAGCGTCGAATCCGTTCGTCAGATGCTGCAGGATCACCGCAATTATTTCCCGGAGCTGGACGAGGCGGCCGAAGCCTTTGCGGCGGAAATGTCCACCCTGCATGAAGACCTTTACGCCGCGATGATCCAGCGCCTGAAGGGGCAGCATGGGTTGCGCGTGCGCGTGGTGCCTTATGACATCATGCCCAACACCCTGCGCTATTACGACCGGCACAAGCGCGGCATCGACCTTTCAGAACTGCTGCCGCCTTCCGGGCGCCGTTTCCAGCTCGCCTTTCAGCTGGGCATGCTGGAATTCAGTGATCTGATTGATTCCTATGTGCTGAAAGCGGGCTTTACCGACCGGGACGCCATCGGCCTTGCCCGCGTGAGCCTTGCCAACTATTTCGCCGCCGCCGTTCTGATGCCGTATCACGCCTTCCTGCGGGAAGCGGAGAAGACAAAATATGATGTGCAGCTGCTGAGCCACCGCTTCGGCACGAGCTTCGAGCAGACGGCACACCGGCTGACCACGCTGCAGAAGCCTGACGCGCGGGGCATTCCCTTCTTCTTCGTGCGTATCGACACGGCGGGCAATGTTTCCAAACGCTTCAGCGCCGGGCGGTTTCACTTCTCGAAGTTTGGCGGTGCCTGCCCGCTGTGGAACATCCATGAATGTTTTGAGGCACCCGGACGCATCCGCACACAGATTATCCAGATGCCGGACGACACCACGTATTTTTCCATCGCGCGCACGATCAGCCGCACCGATGGCATCTATGACAAGCCCGGCCCGAAGCTGGCCATCGGGCTCGGCTGCGATATTGCCTATGCCAAACGGCTCGTTTACGCGGCGGACCTCAACCTCGACCATGTGGAGCCGACGCCGATTGGCGTGAACTGCTACATGTGCGAACGTCAACACTGCGCCTCACGCGCGCATGCACCGCTGAGCAAGAAGCTGATCTTCGATGAGCGGGCACGCGGCATCTCGCTCTACCGCTTCCAGGCGGATTAG
- a CDS encoding PAS domain-containing sensor histidine kinase, with the protein MKKKRPMSKTEKPTLPPVDLLDSQTLQLHLASILASVPDGMVVIDESGKIMAFSRAAENLFGFTVEEVIGKPVNLLMAGRDKVNHDNYIGNYLRTGERQIIGKGRVVIASRADGTQFPIDLKIGEARIGDRYLFTAFIRDLTEQQRAELRMQEMQSELVHFSRLSAVGTMASALAHELNQPLTAVANYLEASRDLLDSPDPETREILREALTEAARQAVRAGEIVRKLRSYVSRGEVDARPLTLGPLLADAIALSKLSRDLADIPIKLDLDEGADNVLGDPIQIQQVVINLIRNAMDALTNTQDARINISVYAAEEPGYVAIEVCDNGPGLTAELRENIFKPFSTTKSQGMGLGLSICQTIVEAHGGVIRANSPPEGGTCFRFTLRKDAGKSGS; encoded by the coding sequence ATGAAGAAAAAAAGACCGATGAGCAAAACGGAGAAGCCGACTCTGCCCCCGGTCGACCTGCTGGACAGCCAGACGCTGCAGCTGCATCTGGCGTCCATTCTTGCGTCGGTGCCCGATGGCATGGTGGTGATCGACGAGTCCGGCAAGATCATGGCCTTCAGCCGCGCCGCTGAAAACCTGTTCGGCTTCACCGTCGAAGAGGTGATCGGCAAGCCGGTCAACCTCCTCATGGCGGGCCGCGACAAGGTCAACCACGACAATTACATCGGCAACTACCTGCGTACCGGCGAGCGGCAGATCATCGGCAAGGGCCGCGTCGTCATCGCCTCGCGCGCGGACGGCACGCAATTTCCCATCGATCTCAAGATCGGTGAAGCCCGCATCGGCGATCGTTACCTCTTCACTGCCTTCATACGTGACCTGACCGAGCAGCAGCGCGCCGAGCTGCGCATGCAGGAAATGCAGTCGGAGCTGGTCCATTTCTCCCGCCTCAGCGCTGTCGGCACTATGGCCTCGGCCCTTGCGCACGAGCTCAACCAGCCGCTCACGGCTGTCGCCAACTATCTCGAAGCCAGCCGCGACCTGCTCGATTCGCCCGATCCGGAAACGCGCGAAATTCTGCGCGAAGCGCTCACCGAAGCGGCCCGCCAGGCTGTGCGCGCCGGCGAGATCGTGCGCAAGCTGCGCTCCTATGTCTCCCGCGGCGAGGTCGATGCCCGCCCACTCACCCTCGGCCCGTTGCTCGCCGACGCCATTGCCCTGTCCAAACTCTCGCGCGACCTGGCGGATATCCCGATCAAGCTCGATCTGGACGAAGGCGCCGATAATGTGCTGGGCGACCCCATCCAGATCCAGCAGGTTGTCATCAACCTTATCCGTAACGCCATGGACGCCCTCACCAATACGCAGGACGCCCGAATCAACATCTCGGTCTATGCTGCGGAAGAGCCCGGCTATGTCGCCATCGAAGTCTGCGACAATGGCCCCGGCCTGACGGCGGAGCTGCGTGAAAACATCTTCAAGCCGTTTTCCACCACCAAATCGCAGGGCATGGGCCTCGGCCTGTCTATCTGCCAGACGATCGTGGAGGCCCATGGCGGGGTCATCCGTGCCAATTCGCCGCCCGAAGGCGGAACCTGTTTTCGGTTCACACTGAGAAAAGATGCAGGTAAATCAGGTTCATGA